The following proteins are co-located in the Candidatus Zixiibacteriota bacterium genome:
- a CDS encoding 4Fe-4S binding protein, with protein sequence MKTLRRISQIIFLLFFFYLFLRASFPLSLKIPVDLYLRADPLIALSSMLSDKVILSTFIFSLFFVFLTIPLGRVFCGWVCPLGVSLDIFSHVFKNKAGKSFKKLLSLKYYILIFLLLGAIFSSQLIWFLDPIALYNRSLTLSLFPIVTGFFALVFDHLFQLTFLQGFLSKIQLFFTSTLLPNQVNFFRMSSLVLIIILTIFLLEFISRRFWCRNLCPLGALYAFLSKFQILKRRVTEECTDCGICKDLCKMDAIEDDFKKTLDRECVLCYDCVKDCPANVTKINFKGKFKPQRFDLTRRKVLTSSALSLASVALLKTSFKDRNMKTGLIRPPGSRLEHEFLDRCIRCNECIKVCSTSGNFLQPAFLEGGLEAFWTPVGYARTGYCEYNCVMCTQVCPTQAIHPLDEATKKKTVIGLAFIDRSKCLPWYKNVNCLVCEEHCPVPDKAIILKEEEVIHYDGTLKKVKRPYVVENLCIGCGICETKCPVEGKSA encoded by the coding sequence TTGAAAACTCTAAGACGTATTTCACAGATCATTTTTCTCCTTTTTTTCTTTTACCTTTTCTTAAGGGCAAGTTTTCCTTTATCCCTGAAAATCCCGGTTGATCTTTACTTAAGAGCTGACCCGCTTATTGCCCTTTCTTCGATGTTATCGGACAAAGTCATCCTCAGCACCTTTATCTTCTCCCTTTTTTTCGTTTTTTTGACCATACCCTTGGGCAGGGTTTTCTGCGGCTGGGTTTGCCCCTTAGGAGTAAGTCTGGATATCTTCAGCCATGTCTTCAAAAATAAAGCGGGAAAAAGTTTTAAAAAGCTTTTATCCTTAAAATATTATATTCTGATTTTTCTTTTATTGGGAGCAATTTTCTCCTCTCAGCTGATCTGGTTTTTAGACCCGATTGCCTTATATAACCGCTCTTTAACCCTCTCTCTTTTTCCGATAGTAACTGGCTTTTTTGCCCTGGTCTTTGACCATCTGTTTCAGTTGACGTTTCTTCAAGGATTCCTCAGCAAAATACAGCTTTTTTTCACCTCTACCCTTCTGCCCAACCAGGTCAATTTCTTCAGGATGTCTTCTCTGGTTTTGATAATAATCCTGACTATTTTTCTTTTAGAATTTATCTCCAGGAGATTCTGGTGCAGAAATTTATGTCCGCTGGGAGCGCTCTATGCCTTCCTGTCCAAATTTCAGATTTTGAAAAGGAGAGTAACAGAAGAGTGCACCGATTGCGGCATTTGCAAAGACCTGTGCAAGATGGATGCGATTGAAGACGATTTCAAAAAGACTCTGGACAGGGAATGTGTCCTGTGCTACGATTGCGTGAAGGACTGCCCTGCAAACGTTACTAAGATAAACTTCAAGGGAAAGTTTAAACCCCAGAGGTTCGACCTCACACGTAGAAAAGTCTTAACCTCATCAGCTCTAAGTTTAGCCTCAGTTGCCCTTTTGAAAACGAGTTTCAAAGATAGGAATATGAAAACGGGTTTAATCCGGCCTCCAGGCTCAAGGCTTGAGCATGAATTCTTAGACCGATGTATTCGCTGTAATGAATGTATAAAAGTCTGCTCAACTTCGGGAAATTTTCTGCAGCCCGCATTTCTGGAGGGTGGATTAGAGGCTTTCTGGACCCCGGTCGGATATGCCCGCACAGGCTATTGCGAATATAACTGTGTTATGTGCACCCAGGTCTGTCCCACCCAGGCGATTCATCCTTTAGATGAGGCTACTAAGAAAAAAACGGTCATCGGCTTGGCTTTTATCGACCGGAGTAAGTGTCTCCCTTGGTATAAGAACGTTAACTGTCTGGTCTGCGAGGAGCACTGCCCGGTACCTGATAAGGCGATCATTTTGAAAGAGGAAGAGGTAATTCATTATGACGGGACTTTGAAGAAGGTCAAAAGACCTTATGTGGTAGAAAATTTATGCATCGGGTGCGGTATCTGCGAGACCAAATGCCCGGTTGAAGGAAAATCCGC
- a CDS encoding DUF362 domain-containing protein, protein MRRRDFIKSSLGLGAALGFSSFLPLDSFGEKLQKTTTPDLAVATGGAPGPMVRKTIELLGGMKNFVSTGDVVVVKPNIGWDRKPELAANTNPEVVSEVIKMCLEAGAKKVKVFDRSCNAAQRCYESSGIKKAASDAGAEVSYTLDPLFKETRLPQSVLLKSWAVYKLALECDVLINIPIAKHHGLSRLTLGMKNLMGILGGDRGNIHQSIDEKLADIANFIKPKLTILDAYRILVDKGPTGGNPKDVRLTKTVIAGRNIASVDAYGTTLFGLKPADLPCIVLGNKFGLGEIDLSKLAIEKYSFAS, encoded by the coding sequence ATGAGAAGAAGAGATTTCATCAAAAGCTCTTTGGGTTTGGGAGCGGCATTAGGTTTTTCATCTTTTCTCCCGCTTGATTCTTTTGGAGAAAAACTCCAGAAAACAACTACCCCAGATTTAGCTGTAGCCACAGGAGGTGCTCCTGGGCCTATGGTTAGAAAAACCATAGAGCTTTTGGGCGGGATGAAAAATTTCGTGTCCACAGGAGATGTTGTGGTGGTTAAGCCCAACATCGGATGGGACAGGAAGCCTGAGCTGGCAGCTAATACCAATCCTGAGGTTGTCTCTGAAGTGATAAAAATGTGTTTGGAGGCCGGAGCAAAAAAGGTCAAGGTTTTTGACCGCTCCTGTAATGCGGCTCAGAGGTGCTATGAGAGCAGCGGGATTAAAAAGGCAGCCTCTGACGCAGGGGCTGAGGTCAGTTATACCTTGGATCCACTTTTTAAGGAGACCAGACTCCCTCAGAGTGTCCTGCTGAAATCCTGGGCAGTTTATAAACTTGCTTTAGAATGCGATGTTTTGATTAATATCCCGATTGCCAAACATCACGGCTTATCTAGGCTAACTCTGGGGATGAAGAATCTGATGGGAATTTTAGGCGGTGACCGGGGAAATATCCATCAGAGCATCGATGAGAAATTAGCTGACATTGCCAATTTCATAAAGCCGAAACTAACCATCCTGGATGCTTACCGCATACTTGTAGATAAAGGTCCCACCGGCGGAAATCCTAAGGATGTCAGACTGACCAAGACTGTAATTGCAGGTAGAAACATTGCCTCGGTCGATGCTTACGGGACCACCCTTTTTGGTTTGAAACCAGCGGATTTGCCCTGTATTGTTTTGGGTAATAAGTTTGGTCTGGGGGAGATCGATTTGAGCAAGCTGGCAATTGAGAAATACAGCTTTGCTTCTTAA
- a CDS encoding DUF362 domain-containing protein, which yields MTKKEKISFTRRDFLKGTTLTTLGVALGLVSPEVLSSQEEKKERVVLVRDKNVQDKDLKVDKNLLSKMFDSGMSNLGSEDDPLKVWRNLFSSKDTVGIKINLMMTPTHKELIELIFANLLKAGVEDKNIYVWDRDKVGIGSAEMHSRPKNFGSAKDHLSNVIKKSTALINVPGMKSHWLSGAAFSIKNWAGAVDNAVEYHTEDCCSSFGALCANPEIKSKCRLIILDGLRPLFNGGPQVDPKYLWNYNGLILGFDHVAVDTVALKIIQSKRDEYRGEKWVLNPPPLHIPLADTKYKAGTSDLNKIELIKSGWQEGVLI from the coding sequence TTGACTAAAAAAGAGAAAATATCTTTTACCCGGCGAGATTTTTTAAAGGGAACGACTTTAACCACCTTAGGGGTCGCTCTGGGGCTGGTATCTCCTGAGGTCTTGTCTTCTCAGGAGGAGAAAAAAGAGAGGGTGGTACTGGTACGGGATAAAAATGTTCAGGACAAAGATTTGAAAGTGGATAAAAATCTCCTTTCTAAAATGTTTGATTCCGGGATGTCGAATTTAGGTAGTGAGGATGACCCTTTGAAGGTCTGGAGAAATCTTTTCAGCTCTAAAGATACAGTCGGAATCAAGATTAACTTAATGATGACACCTACGCATAAGGAGTTAATCGAGCTTATTTTTGCTAACCTGCTGAAAGCTGGCGTAGAGGACAAGAATATCTACGTCTGGGACAGGGACAAAGTGGGAATAGGCTCCGCAGAGATGCATTCCCGACCAAAGAATTTTGGATCTGCCAAAGACCACCTGAGCAATGTCATAAAGAAATCTACTGCTTTGATCAACGTTCCCGGGATGAAAAGCCACTGGCTTTCCGGGGCAGCCTTTTCCATCAAGAACTGGGCTGGTGCAGTTGACAATGCAGTTGAATATCATACTGAGGACTGCTGTTCCTCCTTTGGAGCTTTGTGCGCCAATCCGGAGATAAAATCAAAATGCCGGCTTATTATTCTGGACGGGCTGAGACCTTTGTTCAACGGAGGACCTCAGGTCGACCCAAAGTATTTGTGGAATTATAATGGCTTGATCTTAGGATTTGACCATGTGGCAGTCGACACAGTGGCTCTGAAGATTATCCAGAGCAAAAGAGACGAGTACCGGGGAGAGAAATGGGTCTTAAACCCTCCGCCTCTTCATATACCTTTAGCGGATACAAAATACAAAGCCGGAACAAGTGACTTGAATAAAATCGAATTAATCAAATCAGGCTGGCAGGAAGGGGTTTTGATATGA
- a CDS encoding cytochrome c biogenesis protein CcdA, with amino-acid sequence MLPLIPGYLSFISGLTLEELQKKEDKLETLKKTSLNSLFFILGFSVIFVLLGASASFLGKFLISKISIFNKIAGVIIFIFGFHLVGIFRIPWLDYEKRIHARKKGVGLLESFLIGLAFAFGWSPCIGPILAGILVLASNQKTITQGMGLLLAYSLGLGIPFLITGIGFNLFLEFFAKVKKYFRIIETISGVFLMIIGVLIFFNAMGYLSAILVRLFPGLLKG; translated from the coding sequence GTGCTGCCTTTGATACCAGGGTATTTATCTTTCATCTCCGGGCTGACTTTAGAGGAGCTTCAGAAAAAAGAGGACAAGCTTGAAACCCTGAAGAAAACCAGCTTAAACTCGCTTTTTTTCATCCTCGGATTTTCTGTAATTTTTGTGCTTTTAGGGGCATCAGCCTCTTTTCTGGGGAAATTCCTTATCTCGAAAATATCCATTTTCAATAAAATCGCCGGCGTCATAATCTTTATTTTTGGATTCCATCTGGTCGGAATCTTCAGGATACCCTGGCTGGATTATGAGAAAAGAATTCATGCCCGGAAAAAAGGGGTGGGCTTGTTAGAGTCTTTTTTGATCGGTCTGGCTTTTGCCTTTGGCTGGAGCCCCTGCATTGGGCCGATTTTAGCTGGGATTCTGGTGTTAGCTTCCAATCAAAAAACCATTACCCAGGGGATGGGCTTGCTCTTAGCTTATTCCTTAGGTTTAGGTATACCCTTTTTGATAACCGGGATCGGATTTAACCTTTTCCTGGAATTTTTCGCTAAAGTGAAAAAGTATTTCAGAATCATTGAGACCATCAGCGGAGTCTTCCTTATGATCATCGGGGTTTTGATCTTTTTCAACGCAATGGGTTACCTTTCAGCGATTCTGGTACGCCTTTTCCCTGGACTTTTGAAAGGATGA
- a CDS encoding response regulator, giving the protein MPNKILVADDSQTIRSVAEFLLRQKGYEVFLAQNGEEAFTLIKKISPDLVLLDNSMPLKDGFTLCQDLKNDYALKNIPVVMLLNSRESVNQEGFKTSGCESFILKPFSPREFLEKVEESLKKTEKTSQVKIEEMNLIKEPEAYPSGVDRVPESVQDKSVFEPRVEQFTSDEGEKITQPKIKQEDSYEKFVSEFKKEMEGMEEDEPMVYQEMKVETPGEQKPEVRSVETVRVKDLDFENLTRRIVSEVSARVAEKIAEKIDAQEIKQMIKEKIEELV; this is encoded by the coding sequence ATGCCCAATAAAATCTTAGTAGCGGATGATAGCCAGACTATCCGCAGCGTGGCTGAATTTCTGCTCCGCCAGAAAGGGTATGAGGTTTTTCTGGCTCAGAATGGAGAAGAGGCTTTTACCCTGATTAAGAAAATTTCACCAGACTTGGTGCTTCTGGATAATTCCATGCCGCTCAAAGACGGGTTTACCCTGTGTCAGGATCTTAAAAACGACTATGCTCTGAAAAATATCCCGGTGGTTATGCTGCTTAATTCCAGAGAATCAGTCAACCAGGAAGGGTTTAAAACCTCAGGCTGTGAGTCTTTTATCCTCAAGCCTTTTTCTCCCAGAGAATTTTTGGAGAAGGTGGAAGAATCTCTAAAGAAAACCGAAAAAACCTCTCAGGTCAAAATCGAAGAGATGAATCTAATAAAGGAGCCAGAGGCATATCCGAGTGGTGTAGACAGGGTGCCAGAATCTGTACAGGACAAATCCGTGTTCGAACCCCGCGTGGAACAATTCACCTCTGACGAAGGAGAGAAGATAACTCAGCCGAAAATCAAGCAAGAGGATAGTTACGAAAAATTCGTCTCCGAGTTCAAAAAAGAAATGGAAGGGATGGAAGAAGACGAACCGATGGTCTACCAGGAGATGAAAGTGGAGACACCGGGGGAGCAAAAACCAGAAGTCAGATCCGTTGAGACAGTAAGAGTCAAAGATTTGGATTTTGAGAACCTGACCCGGAGGATAGTCAGTGAGGTCTCAGCCAGAGTTGCGGAAAAGATCGCCGAGAAAATCGACGCTCAGGAAATAAAGCAGATGATAAAGGAAAAGATCGAGGAGCTGGTGTAA
- a CDS encoding rhomboid family intramembrane serine protease, translating to MSYNYRSYNLGWGGGLTRGVKSLLLVNGIVYLAQLFLGSKLLHIFGLTPALVKEGYVWQLFTYMFLHGGLFHILFNMFALYIFGGDIERAWGTKEFIKYYFITGVGAGVASFLLSFNSSVITIGASGAIFGLLVAFALMFPERIIYLYFLFPIKAKYLALLFGGIELLASFRYTGDGIGHFAHLGGMVVGYLYLKVDWRIKSFFRYLGDIGHNFKVKASEKKRKKTERLMSKVDQILDRINQVGYQNLTREEKKLLEEASHRLSDEKKESK from the coding sequence ATGAGTTACAATTATCGCTCTTATAATCTGGGCTGGGGCGGAGGCCTGACCAGAGGGGTAAAATCGCTTCTGCTGGTTAACGGAATAGTTTATTTGGCCCAGCTTTTCTTAGGCAGCAAGCTCCTTCATATATTCGGGCTTACTCCTGCCCTGGTTAAGGAAGGGTATGTCTGGCAGCTTTTCACTTATATGTTTTTGCACGGTGGTCTTTTTCATATTCTTTTCAATATGTTCGCACTTTACATCTTTGGAGGGGATATCGAGAGAGCCTGGGGCACAAAGGAGTTCATCAAATATTATTTCATAACCGGAGTCGGAGCAGGAGTGGCAAGTTTTCTTTTATCCTTTAATTCCTCAGTTATCACCATCGGAGCTTCAGGCGCTATTTTCGGGCTTTTAGTCGCTTTTGCACTGATGTTTCCGGAGAGGATAATTTATCTTTATTTTCTCTTTCCGATCAAAGCCAAGTATTTAGCTTTGCTTTTCGGGGGGATCGAGCTTTTAGCCTCTTTTCGCTATACCGGGGATGGGATTGGCCATTTTGCACATTTAGGGGGGATGGTGGTCGGATATTTATATCTCAAGGTTGACTGGAGAATCAAAAGCTTTTTCCGATACTTAGGAGATATAGGGCATAACTTTAAAGTCAAAGCCTCCGAGAAAAAAAGAAAGAAGACCGAGAGGCTAATGTCAAAGGTTGACCAGATCCTGGATAGGATCAACCAGGTGGGTTATCAGAATCTGACCAGAGAGGAGAAAAAGCTCTTAGAGGAAGCCAGCCATAGATTGTCAGATGAGAAGAAGGAATCTAAATAG
- a CDS encoding DUF362 domain-containing protein, whose translation MPGSKVVVLKTSTDKVLEDYQKLLHLLDYTKFISREKDTLIKLNLSWTKYFPACSSEPWQLEGVLKTLVEDGFKRDRLFPVENKTVVTDPVKGAKNNRWIPVLEKYGLKFNPLPEAEWVKYEFKEKLLRLNDIFPEGIEIPKIYIGKQIIHLPTLKTHGHSVTTGAVKNAFGGLLKEVRHYAHKYIHEVLVDLMIMQKELHPGIIAVMDGTVCGDGAGPRTMQPKIKNYILASNDSVALDAIAAKMMGFDPLRIPYIRLCQEKGLGVGDPKDIEITGEDISSVNFGFKTRKSFVIWGDQMLRLGPLKFLEEIALKSPLVFWAPLASNLYHDFLWYPLIGRARINQFKKTEWGKLFDRY comes from the coding sequence ATGCCTGGCTCTAAAGTGGTGGTATTAAAGACCAGCACAGATAAGGTATTAGAGGATTATCAGAAGCTGCTTCATCTTCTGGACTATACTAAATTTATCTCCAGGGAAAAAGATACTTTAATCAAGCTCAATTTATCCTGGACCAAATATTTCCCTGCCTGCTCAAGTGAGCCCTGGCAGTTAGAAGGAGTGCTCAAGACTTTAGTCGAGGATGGTTTCAAGAGAGATCGACTTTTCCCGGTGGAAAACAAGACCGTGGTGACTGACCCGGTCAAGGGAGCGAAAAATAACCGCTGGATACCGGTTCTGGAAAAGTACGGATTGAAGTTCAACCCTCTGCCTGAAGCTGAATGGGTCAAATATGAATTCAAGGAAAAGCTCTTAAGGCTCAATGATATCTTTCCTGAGGGGATAGAAATCCCCAAAATTTATATAGGTAAACAGATCATCCATTTGCCGACTTTGAAGACTCATGGCCATTCGGTAACTACAGGCGCGGTTAAAAACGCTTTTGGCGGGCTTTTAAAAGAGGTCAGGCATTATGCGCATAAATATATTCACGAGGTTTTAGTCGACCTGATGATTATGCAAAAAGAGCTTCATCCTGGTATAATTGCGGTTATGGATGGAACAGTGTGCGGAGATGGAGCAGGTCCCAGGACGATGCAGCCGAAGATAAAAAATTACATCTTAGCTTCAAATGATTCCGTGGCGCTGGATGCCATAGCAGCTAAGATGATGGGGTTTGACCCATTACGGATTCCTTACATTAGACTGTGCCAGGAGAAAGGATTAGGAGTGGGCGATCCAAAAGACATAGAGATAACAGGCGAAGACATATCCTCAGTTAATTTCGGGTTTAAGACCAGGAAAAGCTTCGTGATCTGGGGGGACCAGATGTTGAGGCTTGGTCCTTTGAAGTTCCTGGAAGAAATCGCCTTAAAATCCCCTCTGGTTTTCTGGGCACCTTTAGCTTCCAATCTTTATCATGATTTTCTCTGGTATCCCCTGATCGGCAGGGCAAGGATAAACCAGTTTAAGAAAACCGAGTGGGGGAAGCTGTTTGACAGATATTAA
- a CDS encoding decaprenyl-phosphate phosphoribosyltransferase yields the protein MFKALFISMRPQQWVKNLVLFAGLVFSFNLFQLDLFLQVLIAFFLFCFLTSGAYLLNDILDLNSDRAHPLKSKRPLASGILKPSTALSFSLLFIVISLAFSFYLDLTFGLVAFSYLALNLIYSRYLKHVVILDVMAISLGFVLRAVAGAVIINVEISSWLIVCTTLLALFLGFGKRRYELVLLEDKAFEHRKSLAEYTPYFLDQLISVVTASTVVAYAFYTLSPDVEDKLGTTHMALTIPFVLYGVFRYLYLIHQKEKGGSPTTALLTDKPLIFDILLWFFSVILIVYL from the coding sequence ATGTTTAAGGCGCTTTTTATATCGATGCGACCCCAGCAATGGGTGAAAAATCTGGTCCTTTTTGCCGGGCTAGTCTTCTCTTTTAATCTTTTCCAGCTCGACTTGTTCCTGCAGGTTTTAATTGCATTTTTTCTGTTCTGTTTTTTGACCAGTGGAGCTTACCTCCTGAATGACATCCTGGACTTAAATAGCGATAGAGCTCACCCCTTGAAAAGCAAAAGGCCTCTAGCCTCTGGCATACTCAAACCTTCTACCGCCCTGTCTTTTTCCCTACTTTTTATTGTCATATCCCTGGCTTTTTCATTTTATCTCGACCTGACTTTCGGACTGGTAGCGTTCTCCTATCTGGCTTTGAATCTGATTTATTCCAGATACTTAAAGCATGTAGTGATTTTAGACGTGATGGCTATATCCCTGGGGTTTGTCTTAAGAGCAGTGGCTGGAGCGGTAATTATCAATGTAGAGATCTCCTCCTGGCTGATTGTCTGCACCACACTTTTGGCACTGTTTTTGGGGTTCGGCAAAAGGAGGTATGAGTTGGTCCTTTTGGAGGACAAAGCTTTCGAGCATAGAAAAAGCTTAGCTGAATATACCCCTTATTTTTTGGACCAGCTCATCTCGGTAGTGACTGCCTCCACAGTTGTGGCTTATGCTTTTTACACCCTTTCTCCGGATGTAGAGGATAAGTTAGGCACGACCCACATGGCTTTGACCATCCCTTTTGTCCTTTATGGGGTCTTCAGATACCTTTATCTGATTCATCAGAAAGAAAAAGGGGGAAGTCCCACCACTGCCCTCCTCACTGATAAACCTTTGATTTTCGACATCCTGCTCTGGTTTTTTTCCGTGATTTTAATCGTATATCTATAA